Genomic DNA from Candidatus Kryptobacter tengchongensis:
TTGTAAATTTGCCTGTATATTTCCCTCAAGTTCATACTCTCCCCAATTTGAAAATGTTCTCTCCCAAACCCTTACACGCTTGACCATATCATAAAAACTCACTTTAACAGTTATAGTTATCCTTGATTTCATAACTTTTTCACCAGTTCCAACAACAACTGGGTTATCCTGGACGCTCACGATAACTCCTTCAAGAATTGAATTTGCGGTGTTTTTATCAGCGACTTTCAAGGTGTTATCTTGGATAAATCTTTCAACAATTTTATTCGTCAATTCTTCTCTTAAAGTTGCTCTTCCATAACCGCTTTGATCGTCAAACACGGGTATAGCTATAGTTTTCAAATGTGATGGCACTGACGCACCTGTAAACGAATACCTACATCCGTAAATAGATAATGCAATCGCAAATATAACAAATTTTAATTTAACAATAAAATTATTTTTTCTGCCTTTCTTCCTCAAGCCCGTATTCTTTTATTTTTCTATAAAGTGTTCGCTCGCTGATTTGCAAAGCTCTTGCAGCAAGGCGTTTGTTCCAATTAAATCTATCAAGCGCAGCTTTTATCATTCTCTTTTCCATATCAATAAGTGAATAGTTTTCAACAACCGTCCCAGTTTTAAAA
This window encodes:
- a CDS encoding Lipopolysaccharide-assembly, with translation MRKKGRKNNFIVKLKFVIFAIALSIYGCRYSFTGASVPSHLKTIAIPVFDDQSGYGRATLREELTNKIVERFIQDNTLKVADKNTANSILEGVIVSVQDNPVVVGTGEKVMKSRITITVKVSFYDMVKRVRVWERTFSNWGEYELEGNIQANLQLGIQQAIEKLSEDILLATVANW